GGCAAGCGGCTGGAAGATAATCTCCGGATTCTCAGGGAACTGCGATCTTTCACCAGATTCGGGCTGCCCCTGCTTGTGGGGGCCTCAAGAAAGTCGTTTATTGGGATGGTCACCGGCGACACCGGCCCTGCAGAAAGCCGGCTTGGCGGGTCGATAGCCGCGGCGGTGACGGCGGTGCTGAATGGCGCCACTATTGTGCGCGTACATGATGTCAAAGAAACGGTCGAGGCATTGAGGATAGTTCAGGCGACACGGCAATGAGTATGGCGCTGTTTGAGTGGGATTTTCTCCGGTTCGGTTTCAAGGATGCGGTCGATGTCCTGGTCGTGTCGTTTATCATCTATCAGGCGCTTCGACTGACCAAAGGGACAAGATCAGCGCAGATCATAGTTGGACTGTCGCTACTGGGGGGCATAGCGTTCGTCGCGTACTGGTTCCAGCTTGAGGGACTCACCTGGCTCTTTTCCAGTCTCGCGACTGTAGGCTTTATTGTTCTGGTCATTGTATTCCAGCCGGAGTTACGGGGTGCGCTTGCCCATATCGGCCAAAATCCGCTCTTTCGACGGTTCGTGCAGCTCGAACAGAAGAAGACTCTCGAAGAGGTCTCTCGCGCCGCGCTCCGCCTGGCCGAATTGCGCTACGGCGGTTTGATCGTCTGCGAGCGCCGAACCGGCCTCCGCAATTTCGCCGAGTCCGGCAAGGAAATGAACGCCGAACTATCCTCCGAGCTTCTTGTCACGCTCTTTACGCCCTATACGCCGCTGCACGACGGCGCAGTGATCATCTCCGGCAACTACATCGTGGCGGCGGCATCATCGTTGCCCTTGACCAACAACCCGCGCTACCACAAGCTGTTCGGGATGCGTCACAAGGCCGCGATTGGTGTGTCTGAGGTTTCCGATTCGGTGGTGGTGGTGGTTTCCGAGGAAACCAGTGCCATTTCAATCGCCCACAACGGCGTTCTGGAATCCGACATTCGCAAGTCCGAACTCCGCGACCGGCTGGCGGAATACCTGAAGAAGTGATTAGAAGAGGTTCAAGACAGGGCAATAGACCTGACAAGCGGTATGTTCAACTGTGAGCATTGCCGCTGATACCGCTTCCAAC
The Candidatus Zixiibacteriota bacterium genome window above contains:
- the cdaA gene encoding diadenylate cyclase CdaA, with the translated sequence MALFEWDFLRFGFKDAVDVLVVSFIIYQALRLTKGTRSAQIIVGLSLLGGIAFVAYWFQLEGLTWLFSSLATVGFIVLVIVFQPELRGALAHIGQNPLFRRFVQLEQKKTLEEVSRAALRLAELRYGGLIVCERRTGLRNFAESGKEMNAELSSELLVTLFTPYTPLHDGAVIISGNYIVAAASSLPLTNNPRYHKLFGMRHKAAIGVSEVSDSVVVVVSEETSAISIAHNGVLESDIRKSELRDRLAEYLKK